The following proteins are encoded in a genomic region of Nocardioides sp. cx-173:
- the argC gene encoding N-acetyl-gamma-glutamyl-phosphate reductase, producing MHMTFTVAVAGASGYAGGEVLRLLLAHPEAEIGALTAGSNAGEPLGSLQPHLVPLADRVLEATTLETLAGHDVVFLALPHGQSGELAAQLPDSTVVIDCGADFRLRDAGEWERFYGGTHAGTWPYGLPELPGQREVLAAATRIAVPGCYPTVSTLSLAPAVAAGLVEPDVVVVAASGTSGAGKAAKPHLLGSEIMGNASAYGVGGGHRHTPEITQNLAALTADRVRVSFTPLLVPMPRGILATCSAPLRGDVSAQDAYAVYAKAYADEPFVHVLPAGQWPQTKSVVGSNAVHLQVTVDPVAGRLIAVGAVDNLAKGTGGAAVQCMNLALGLDESLGLTTVGIAP from the coding sequence ATGCACATGACGTTCACGGTAGCCGTGGCCGGCGCCTCCGGGTACGCCGGCGGCGAGGTCCTGCGCCTCCTGCTCGCCCATCCCGAGGCGGAGATCGGCGCGCTCACCGCGGGCAGCAATGCGGGGGAGCCGCTGGGCTCGCTGCAGCCGCACCTGGTCCCCCTGGCCGACCGCGTCCTGGAGGCCACGACGCTCGAGACCCTGGCCGGACACGATGTCGTGTTCCTGGCGCTGCCCCATGGGCAGTCCGGCGAGCTCGCCGCCCAGCTGCCCGACAGCACCGTGGTCATCGACTGCGGCGCTGACTTCCGGCTGCGCGACGCGGGGGAGTGGGAGCGCTTCTACGGCGGCACCCACGCCGGGACCTGGCCCTACGGGCTGCCCGAGCTGCCCGGCCAGCGCGAGGTGCTCGCCGCCGCGACCCGGATCGCCGTCCCCGGCTGCTACCCGACGGTCTCCACCCTGTCGCTGGCCCCGGCCGTCGCCGCCGGGCTGGTCGAGCCGGACGTCGTGGTCGTGGCCGCCTCGGGGACCAGCGGCGCCGGCAAGGCGGCCAAGCCGCACCTGCTCGGCAGCGAGATCATGGGCAACGCCAGCGCCTACGGCGTCGGCGGCGGCCACCGGCACACGCCCGAGATCACCCAGAACCTCGCCGCCCTCACGGCCGACCGGGTGCGGGTCAGCTTCACTCCGCTGCTGGTCCCGATGCCGCGCGGCATCCTCGCCACCTGCTCCGCGCCGCTGCGCGGCGACGTCTCGGCGCAGGACGCGTACGCCGTCTACGCCAAGGCCTACGCCGACGAGCCGTTCGTGCACGTGCTGCCGGCGGGTCAGTGGCCGCAGACCAAGTCGGTCGTCGGCTCCAACGCCGTCCATCTCCAGGTGACCGTCGACCCCGTCGCGGGCCGCCTGATCGCCGTCGGAGCCGTCGACAACCTCGCCAAGGGCACGGGCGGCGCCGCCGTCCAGTGCATGAACCTCGCGCTCGGGCTCGACGAGAGCCTCGGCCTGACCACCGTAGGGATCGCACCATGA
- a CDS encoding ACT domain-containing protein, with protein sequence MTDEQTPADPAEPAVYTLQQFPEKLAVVKLPPGAEIPEWAESSSLFSITATATETSLVCAGRSVPTKQVAHKGMTAFAVMGPLDLALTGVLASLLVPLAEAEISVFTISTYDTDWILVPVAKAEDAAEAWRRRGHTVNLAVPVEPARKKKK encoded by the coding sequence ATGACCGACGAACAGACCCCAGCCGACCCCGCCGAGCCGGCGGTCTACACGCTTCAGCAGTTCCCCGAGAAGCTCGCGGTGGTCAAGCTGCCGCCGGGCGCGGAGATCCCGGAGTGGGCGGAGTCGTCCTCGCTGTTCTCGATCACGGCCACGGCCACCGAGACCTCGCTGGTCTGCGCCGGGCGCAGCGTGCCGACCAAGCAGGTCGCCCACAAGGGCATGACCGCCTTCGCCGTCATGGGGCCCCTCGACCTCGCCCTCACCGGGGTGCTGGCGTCGCTGCTGGTGCCGCTGGCCGAGGCGGAGATCAGCGTGTTCACGATCTCGACGTACGACACCGACTGGATCCTGGTCCCGGTGGCCAAGGCGGAGGACGCCGCGGAGGCGTGGCGACGACGGGGGCACACCGTCAACCTCGCCGTCCCCGTCGAACCCGCCCGGAAGAAGAAGAAATGA
- the argJ gene encoding bifunctional glutamate N-acetyltransferase/amino-acid acetyltransferase ArgJ produces the protein MTVTTPAGFRAAGVAAGLKSTGAQDLALVVNDGPTYDSASVFTANRCKANPILWSQEVVKDGVVRAVVLNSGGANCYTGPDGFQTTHAVAEKVGTLVGVGAGDVVVCSTGLIGLANDRDALLAGVDAAYGALSRAGGADAAAAIMTTDSVSKQVVVEGAGWSIGAMAKGAGMLAPQLATMLVVLTTDAVVPAADLDTALRAATRVTFDRLDSDGCMSTNDTVTVMASGASGITPTLPDFTDALTQACSDLAMQLLRDAEGAEHEIAITVLNAASEDDAVEAARSVARSNLFKAAVFGNDPNWGRVLASIGTTQAAFDPADLDVAMNGVWVCRRSTPAADPAEVDLKPREVSVTIDLKSGDARATVWTSDLTHAYVHENSAYSS, from the coding sequence ATGACCGTCACCACCCCCGCCGGATTCCGCGCCGCCGGCGTCGCCGCCGGCCTGAAGTCCACCGGCGCGCAGGACCTCGCGCTCGTCGTCAACGACGGGCCGACGTACGACTCGGCCAGCGTCTTTACGGCCAACCGCTGCAAGGCCAACCCGATCCTGTGGAGCCAGGAGGTCGTCAAGGACGGGGTCGTGCGTGCCGTCGTCCTCAACTCCGGCGGGGCCAACTGCTACACCGGCCCCGACGGCTTCCAGACCACGCACGCCGTGGCCGAGAAGGTCGGCACCCTCGTCGGGGTCGGCGCCGGCGACGTCGTCGTCTGCTCGACCGGCCTCATCGGCCTGGCCAACGACCGCGACGCGCTGCTCGCCGGCGTCGACGCGGCGTACGGCGCACTGTCGCGGGCGGGCGGCGCCGACGCGGCGGCCGCGATCATGACCACCGACTCGGTGAGCAAGCAGGTCGTCGTCGAGGGCGCCGGCTGGTCCATCGGCGCGATGGCGAAGGGCGCCGGCATGCTGGCGCCGCAGCTCGCGACGATGCTGGTCGTGCTGACCACCGACGCCGTCGTGCCCGCCGCCGACCTGGACACCGCGCTGCGCGCCGCGACCCGGGTCACGTTCGACCGCCTCGACTCCGACGGGTGCATGTCCACCAACGACACCGTGACCGTGATGGCAAGCGGCGCCAGCGGCATCACCCCGACGCTGCCCGACTTCACCGACGCGCTGACCCAGGCCTGCTCCGACCTCGCGATGCAGCTGCTTCGTGACGCAGAAGGGGCCGAGCACGAGATCGCGATCACCGTGCTCAACGCGGCGTCCGAGGACGACGCCGTCGAGGCGGCCCGCAGCGTGGCCCGCAGCAACCTCTTCAAGGCCGCGGTGTTCGGCAACGACCCCAACTGGGGGCGGGTGCTCGCCAGCATCGGCACGACGCAGGCGGCGTTCGACCCGGCCGACCTCGACGTCGCCATGAACGGCGTCTGGGTCTGCCGCCGCTCCACGCCCGCCGCCGACCCCGCCGAGGTCGACCTGAAGCCCCGCGAGGTCAGCGTGACCATCGACCTCAAGTCCGGCGACGCCCGTGCGACCGTCTGGACCAGCGACCTCACCCACGCGTACGTCCACGAGAACAGTGCCTACTCCTCATGA